In Thermoflexus sp., the following proteins share a genomic window:
- a CDS encoding metal-dependent transcriptional regulator has product MRAYLAEIYRMGEGGPVRAAALARRLDVTIPAVVRMLNRLESHGLIQRTRHGILLTKAGEREALRGIRQHRILEAFLTRVLGIGWEEVHALADRLDPVIDEALCERMYEVAGRPTHCPHGDPIPTPDGQMPPLSDIPLSEVWIGARGQITRVKTEDPEQLRYLGSLGLVPGTAFELIARAPFNGPLRLRLAQHDVIIGLELAHHIRVVLETESPAVPS; this is encoded by the coding sequence ATGCGGGCCTATCTGGCGGAGATCTATCGCATGGGCGAGGGGGGACCTGTGCGGGCCGCTGCGCTGGCTCGACGCCTGGACGTCACCATCCCCGCGGTGGTCCGCATGCTGAACCGCCTGGAGTCCCACGGGTTGATCCAGCGGACCCGTCATGGGATCCTTCTGACGAAAGCCGGGGAACGGGAAGCCCTCCGGGGCATCCGCCAGCATCGCATCCTGGAAGCCTTCCTGACCCGCGTGCTGGGCATCGGCTGGGAGGAAGTCCATGCCCTGGCCGACCGATTGGACCCGGTGATCGACGAGGCGCTCTGTGAACGGATGTATGAGGTCGCCGGGCGCCCGACCCATTGCCCTCACGGGGATCCGATCCCTACGCCGGATGGGCAGATGCCGCCGCTTTCCGACATCCCGTTGAGCGAAGTCTGGATCGGCGCGCGGGGACAGATCACCCGAGTGAAGACGGAGGATCCGGAACAGCTCCGATATCTGGGATCCCTGGGCCTGGTGCCGGGCACCGCCTTCGAACTGATCGCCCGCGCACCGTTCAACGGGCCGCTTCGCCTCCGCCTGGCCCAGCACGATGTGATCATCGGCCTGGAGCTGGCCCATCACATCCGGGTGGTTCTGGAAACCGAATCGCCCGCAGTGCCATCCTGA
- a CDS encoding alpha/beta hydrolase — protein sequence MTTARTLLIEDHGLPLHLSVYEHSPQAPVAIFIHGMTAHAGFYSDMIPGANYLQALAEAGLNVLALDLQGHGRSGGARGRFTYAEAIRNIRRAVDFALGAYHDRIGITGSSMGGILAFYAAMEDPRIHAAVCHNVLDLQDIRPVLYLRRHFLLVPLARAARPLQPILGELPIPVRAFLEPSHVFEKPENQRRWLRDPLCVWSYRLKAWISMFLEPSDKPPVEAMTKPVRILVGEHDRILPADAHRAFAARLRSRNDLIIVPGAGHMLPLEYLETTVPLVAEWFHAHLHA from the coding sequence ATGACGACAGCCCGCACCCTGTTGATCGAGGATCACGGTCTTCCGCTTCATCTCTCGGTTTATGAACACTCCCCCCAGGCCCCAGTGGCGATTTTCATCCACGGCATGACCGCTCATGCCGGCTTTTACAGCGACATGATCCCGGGCGCGAACTACCTCCAGGCCCTGGCGGAGGCCGGTCTCAACGTCCTCGCCCTCGACCTCCAGGGGCATGGGCGGAGCGGCGGCGCGCGGGGGCGCTTTACATATGCCGAAGCGATCCGGAACATCCGCCGGGCCGTGGACTTCGCCCTGGGGGCTTACCACGACCGGATCGGGATCACCGGATCCAGCATGGGCGGCATCCTGGCCTTCTACGCGGCGATGGAGGATCCCCGGATCCACGCGGCGGTCTGCCACAATGTGCTGGATCTGCAGGACATCCGCCCCGTCCTGTATCTGCGCCGGCATTTCCTCCTGGTTCCCCTCGCGCGGGCGGCACGGCCTCTCCAGCCGATCCTGGGCGAGCTCCCCATCCCGGTGCGCGCCTTCCTGGAGCCTTCCCATGTTTTTGAAAAGCCGGAGAACCAGCGTCGATGGCTTCGGGATCCCCTCTGCGTGTGGAGCTATCGTCTCAAGGCATGGATCTCCATGTTTCTGGAGCCCTCGGACAAGCCGCCCGTTGAGGCGATGACGAAGCCGGTGCGTATACTGGTCGGCGAGCATGACCGGATCCTTCCCGCGGATGCTCATCGGGCGTTTGCGGCGCGGCTTCGCAGCCGGAACGATCTGATCATCGTGCCCGGGGCCGGCCATATGCTCCCCCTGGAATACCTGGAGACCACGGTCCCGCTGGTGGCGGAGTGGTTTCACGCACATCTTCACGCCTGA
- the yqeB gene encoding selenium-dependent molybdenum cofactor biosynthesis protein YqeB, which yields MEPFDAKPKAVMIRVAVKGGGDLGTGAILRLHRAGFRVWVTELPQPLAIRRAVAVASAIYEGAITIEGHTARRVTDPAEFPALWARGEIPVLVDPGGESIRQLRPEVVVDAIMAKRNTGTSIADAPVVVALGPGFTAGVDCHAVVETARGHDLGRVYYTGSALPDTGIPGTIGGHDVLRVLRAPCAGRFRGIRRIGDRVEAGEIVAYVDETPVRTAIAGVLRGILFDGLEVTPGLKVGDVDPRAETRHCFTVSDKSWAVGGGVLEAVLKCLHERGWLPW from the coding sequence ATGGAACCCTTCGACGCGAAACCGAAGGCCGTGATGATCCGGGTGGCGGTGAAAGGCGGAGGCGATCTGGGGACGGGAGCCATCCTGCGGCTCCATCGAGCGGGGTTCCGCGTCTGGGTCACCGAGCTCCCCCAGCCCCTGGCGATCCGACGGGCTGTGGCGGTGGCCAGTGCCATTTATGAAGGCGCGATCACCATCGAAGGCCATACCGCTCGCCGGGTGACGGATCCCGCGGAGTTCCCGGCCCTCTGGGCGCGGGGAGAGATCCCGGTGCTGGTGGACCCGGGCGGGGAGAGCATCCGGCAATTGCGACCGGAGGTCGTGGTGGATGCGATCATGGCCAAGCGCAACACCGGGACCTCGATCGCGGACGCGCCGGTGGTGGTGGCCCTGGGGCCGGGCTTCACAGCCGGGGTGGATTGCCATGCCGTGGTCGAGACCGCCCGGGGCCATGACCTGGGGCGGGTCTACTACACAGGGAGCGCCCTGCCCGACACGGGCATCCCGGGGACGATCGGCGGGCACGATGTGTTGCGGGTGCTGCGGGCGCCATGCGCCGGGCGCTTCCGGGGGATCCGGCGCATCGGCGACCGGGTGGAGGCGGGGGAGATCGTCGCATATGTGGATGAAACCCCGGTCCGGACGGCGATCGCGGGGGTGCTCCGGGGGATCCTGTTCGACGGGCTGGAGGTGACCCCCGGCCTGAAAGTAGGCGATGTGGATCCCCGGGCGGAAACCCGCCACTGCTTCACGGTTTCAGATAAATCATGGGCGGTCGGCGGGGGGGTTCTGGAGGCTGTGCTGAAATGCCTGCACGAGCGCGGGTGGCTCCCATGGTAA